The sequence CGCGGCAGGGGCACGCTCGCGCCCTGGGACCCTCCGCGGCGGCTGGTGATCACGGGCGTGTACCGGCATGTTCGCAACCCGATGATCAGCGGCGTCATTCTAATTCTGGCGGGCGAGTCGCTCGCCTTTTCCTCTGCCGCCCTGGGGACGTGGACGGCAGTAGTGCTCATTGTCAACGCCGTGTACATCCCGGTGGTCGAGGAGCCTGGACTTGCCCGCCGGTTCGGGGAGGAGTACGAAGCATACAGAGCGCATGTGCCGCGCTGGGTGCCGAGGCTGAGGCCGTGGAATCCCACCGCGTCTCGGGGTTAGACGAGCTCGCGGCCTGACAAACGCTTGTCGAGTTCACCCGCTTCGCCGCCGGAGACA is a genomic window of Longimicrobiaceae bacterium containing:
- a CDS encoding isoprenylcysteine carboxylmethyltransferase family protein; this encodes RGRGTLAPWDPPRRLVITGVYRHVRNPMISGVILILAGESLAFSSAALGTWTAVVLIVNAVYIPVVEEPGLARRFGEEYEAYRAHVPRWVPRLRPWNPTASRG